One Agrobacterium vaccinii DNA window includes the following coding sequences:
- a CDS encoding alpha/beta fold hydrolase produces MIPRAVTAMMFATIASVLMTNSSFAQQPNSGVEQTSDEALVASLPGFKNTDVEVNGVKLHYVIGGQGSPVVLLPGWPETWWSWHKIMPELAKRHTVISLDIRGMGSSDKPEAGYEKKALASDVHELVKTLGYEKADVVGHDIGSMVAFAYAANFPEATGKVVMLDVPHPDAELAKWPLLPTVGTFGDRIDEDHAYAWWFAFHQVKGLPEDLLEGRQDIEQKWFFRYLMKDESKIGARDRAVYANAYASRDAIRAGNAWYQAFPQDIVDDGTYGKVTAPVLALGGPGYLWLKSTLERKTTTLKAYKIANSGHFIAEEQPEETLKYLIDFLQ; encoded by the coding sequence ATGATCCCACGCGCCGTTACAGCAATGATGTTTGCGACTATCGCCTCTGTCTTGATGACGAACTCTTCGTTCGCGCAGCAGCCCAATTCGGGCGTCGAGCAAACCTCCGACGAAGCGTTGGTTGCTTCCTTACCGGGCTTTAAAAATACCGACGTCGAAGTCAACGGCGTGAAGCTGCACTATGTGATCGGCGGGCAAGGAAGCCCTGTCGTTCTCCTTCCAGGTTGGCCGGAGACGTGGTGGTCATGGCACAAGATCATGCCGGAACTTGCCAAGCGCCACACGGTGATTTCGCTCGACATCAGAGGGATGGGATCGTCGGACAAGCCTGAAGCTGGTTACGAGAAAAAGGCGCTCGCCAGCGACGTCCACGAGTTGGTCAAGACGCTCGGCTATGAAAAGGCCGATGTGGTCGGACATGATATCGGATCGATGGTGGCTTTTGCCTATGCGGCCAACTTTCCAGAAGCGACCGGAAAGGTCGTGATGCTGGATGTCCCACACCCGGACGCAGAGCTTGCGAAATGGCCGCTCCTGCCGACGGTCGGCACATTTGGCGACCGGATCGACGAGGACCACGCCTACGCCTGGTGGTTCGCTTTCCATCAGGTGAAGGGTCTGCCGGAAGACCTGCTCGAAGGTCGCCAGGACATCGAGCAAAAATGGTTCTTCCGCTACCTGATGAAGGACGAAAGCAAGATCGGCGCCCGCGACCGCGCCGTCTACGCCAACGCTTATGCCAGTCGCGACGCGATCCGAGCCGGCAACGCTTGGTACCAGGCATTCCCGCAAGACATCGTCGACGACGGCACCTACGGCAAAGTCACTGCGCCTGTTCTGGCCCTCGGAGGACCTGGGTATCTGTGGCTGAAGAGCACGCTCGAGCGCAAGACAACCACTCTCAAGGCTTACAAGATCGCCAATAGCGGTCACTTCATCGCAGAGGAGCAGCCAGAAGAAACGCTGAAATACCTCATCGATTTCCTTCAATAG
- a CDS encoding epoxide hydrolase family protein, whose product MTDQSTVATRRRILQLAIAVPAVASLASQASAASPDFSIPAATSDVKPFKVSVPQAAIDDLKRRLKNTRWPNKETVSDWSQGVPLQKAKALIAYWESKYDWRKFEKQINAYPQFRTEIDGLGIHFIHVRSKHENALPIILTHGWPGSVVEFLKIIGPMTDPIAHGGKAEDAFHVVIPSQPGFGFSDKPTSEGWTVVRTAKAWGELMKRLGYEKWVAQGGDWGSGVTHALGHVRPEGLVAAHVNWPLVFPEKFPDSPTAEEKAAMEAAANFANDQFGYFKEQATRPQTIGYTLADSPVGQATWIYEKFQAWTDNRGEPEDALTVDEMLDDISLYWFTNTAASSARIYWENARNGGGFDAGRIELPMAATIFPKEIFRAPKAWAQAKWPNFFYWNEVNKGGHFAAFEQPALFTDEMRNAFRSIR is encoded by the coding sequence ATGACCGATCAATCGACCGTCGCCACGCGCCGGCGCATTCTCCAGCTTGCGATCGCAGTGCCAGCGGTAGCGTCGCTTGCCTCCCAGGCGAGCGCCGCATCACCAGATTTTTCAATACCTGCTGCTACCAGCGACGTGAAGCCGTTCAAGGTTTCCGTACCGCAAGCTGCCATCGACGACCTCAAGCGTCGCCTCAAGAACACGCGGTGGCCAAACAAGGAGACCGTCTCGGATTGGTCGCAGGGTGTGCCGTTGCAAAAAGCCAAGGCCCTGATCGCCTATTGGGAAAGCAAATACGACTGGCGGAAGTTCGAGAAGCAGATCAATGCCTACCCACAGTTTCGTACCGAGATTGATGGTCTCGGAATTCACTTCATCCATGTGAGGTCCAAACACGAAAACGCCCTACCGATCATTCTGACACACGGGTGGCCGGGATCCGTCGTCGAGTTTCTCAAAATCATTGGCCCCATGACAGATCCAATTGCCCATGGTGGCAAAGCGGAAGACGCCTTCCACGTTGTCATCCCGTCGCAGCCGGGTTTTGGCTTCTCCGACAAGCCAACGTCCGAGGGTTGGACCGTGGTCCGCACTGCTAAAGCCTGGGGCGAACTGATGAAACGTCTCGGTTACGAAAAGTGGGTAGCCCAGGGAGGTGACTGGGGCTCCGGCGTCACGCATGCGCTTGGCCACGTTCGCCCTGAAGGCCTTGTCGCAGCACACGTAAACTGGCCGCTTGTCTTCCCGGAGAAATTCCCCGATAGCCCGACAGCCGAGGAGAAGGCCGCGATGGAGGCGGCAGCGAATTTTGCCAACGATCAGTTCGGGTACTTCAAAGAACAGGCGACCCGTCCGCAGACAATTGGGTATACGTTGGCAGACTCTCCCGTTGGACAAGCAACCTGGATCTATGAGAAATTCCAGGCCTGGACGGACAATCGCGGCGAGCCGGAAGACGCTTTGACTGTCGATGAAATGCTTGATGACATCTCGCTCTACTGGTTCACCAACACCGCTGCCTCCTCTGCCCGCATCTATTGGGAAAACGCCCGCAACGGTGGCGGTTTCGATGCTGGGCGCATCGAACTGCCCATGGCAGCGACTATTTTTCCCAAGGAAATCTTCCGGGCACCAAAGGCTTGGGCACAGGCTAAATGGCCGAACTTCTTCTATTGGAACGAGGTCAACAAGGGCGGCCATTTTGCCGCGTTTGAACAACCCGCGCTGTTCACGGACGAAATGCGCAACGCCTTCAGATCCATTCGCTGA
- a CDS encoding nuclear transport factor 2 family protein: MPTNEDIIRELYRTAEVKDVEGFVALFSEDGYFWDVSAGAKYYGADIGKTVDIYATAFHDMHRELGNFYVTDDVIIVELTLNGTQTGPLAMPAGTIPPTGKEMHAPCCDVFQLKDGKVTSFHCYTAATIIFGQLGILGNLTAALQPK; the protein is encoded by the coding sequence ATGCCCACAAATGAAGACATCATCCGCGAACTCTATCGCACCGCCGAGGTTAAGGACGTTGAAGGATTCGTCGCACTGTTTTCCGAGGATGGCTACTTCTGGGACGTCTCGGCCGGCGCAAAATACTACGGCGCCGATATTGGCAAAACCGTCGATATCTACGCGACGGCATTTCACGATATGCACCGCGAGCTTGGGAATTTCTACGTGACCGACGACGTCATCATAGTAGAATTAACGCTCAACGGCACCCAGACCGGACCGCTTGCAATGCCGGCTGGCACGATCCCGCCGACGGGCAAGGAAATGCATGCACCGTGCTGCGACGTTTTTCAACTGAAAGACGGTAAGGTCACGTCGTTCCACTGCTACACTGCGGCAACGATCATTTTCGGGCAGCTCGGTATTCTCGGCAATCTCACTGCGGCCCTGCAGCCCAAGTAA
- the copC gene encoding copper homeostasis periplasmic binding protein CopC yields MRILNPIVLSAAFCCVSCLAFAHARLTVSQPADGASLQTSPETISLHFSESLEPAFSHLTLTTASGDTIKLGGETVRGNEQDELAAAPTSPLTPGIYMIKWDVLSTDGHKTSGTRKFTVLP; encoded by the coding sequence ATGCGCATTCTTAACCCTATCGTTCTGTCCGCCGCGTTTTGCTGCGTTTCCTGTTTGGCATTCGCCCACGCGCGATTGACCGTGTCGCAGCCAGCCGACGGCGCGTCGCTGCAGACATCTCCGGAAACGATCTCCCTGCATTTTTCCGAAAGCCTAGAACCTGCATTTTCGCATCTGACTTTGACTACCGCATCAGGCGATACGATCAAGCTCGGCGGCGAGACCGTGCGCGGCAACGAGCAGGACGAGCTTGCGGCTGCTCCGACTTCGCCGCTCACGCCGGGCATCTACATGATAAAATGGGATGTGCTCTCAACCGATGGTCACAAAACCAGCGGCACTAGAAAATTTACGGTGTTGCCATGA
- a CDS encoding CopD family protein translates to MTPHDALVIDRFLLDSALSLVWGGLGFTQLASGGVRSRLLVTMRTPMMASCAVACLAAIAALPLQTAEIGSHWSAGWQMELLTSVAFMTDVGVSTVTEAATVAALVAAALSGRRNPTLSLAGLALFSVATRGHAAASFDLLGSLQILLLAIHILAAAAWVGALIPFILVVRMSIPPDLRRDAIASMRRFSRFGHWAVALVFVTGVANTLLILGHIPADLNSAYQFKLLLKVAVVLSMTSLAVANRYLIVPLHRHHADLSRCALLFGAGAEIALGMLAFSLVASFGLDDPTV, encoded by the coding sequence ATGACACCGCATGACGCTCTTGTCATTGACCGCTTCTTGCTAGACTCCGCACTCTCACTCGTCTGGGGTGGTTTGGGCTTCACTCAGCTAGCCTCAGGTGGGGTCCGGTCACGTCTGCTGGTGACGATGCGCACACCTATGATGGCGTCCTGCGCCGTCGCCTGCCTCGCCGCCATCGCGGCACTTCCGCTGCAAACGGCTGAGATCGGATCGCATTGGAGTGCGGGCTGGCAGATGGAGCTGCTTACTTCCGTTGCGTTCATGACTGACGTGGGTGTCTCAACCGTAACAGAGGCGGCGACGGTCGCGGCTCTCGTTGCTGCGGCGTTGTCGGGTCGGCGTAATCCTACCCTTTCTCTAGCCGGTCTCGCGCTTTTCTCAGTCGCGACCCGCGGCCACGCTGCGGCGTCTTTCGACCTGCTGGGGAGCTTGCAGATCTTACTGCTCGCTATCCACATCCTAGCCGCGGCAGCGTGGGTGGGGGCGCTGATCCCGTTTATCCTCGTCGTCCGGATGTCGATCCCACCGGACCTGCGACGAGATGCGATTGCTTCGATGCGGCGGTTTTCCAGGTTTGGCCATTGGGCGGTTGCCCTAGTTTTCGTCACTGGCGTGGCAAACACGCTGCTGATCCTCGGGCACATCCCCGCCGACCTAAATTCAGCCTACCAGTTCAAACTGCTTTTGAAGGTCGCCGTTGTACTTTCCATGACGTCGCTGGCGGTCGCGAACAGGTACCTAATCGTGCCACTCCACCGACATCATGCCGATCTCTCCAGATGCGCCCTCCTGTTTGGAGCGGGTGCCGAAATCGCACTGGGGATGCTCGCCTTCTCTCTCGTTGCATCATTCGGTCTCGATGATCCGACTGTGTGA
- a CDS encoding DUF305 domain-containing protein, translating into MTTWSNRKSAVVAAIVMAAAGSCAAFAHDHSQPSPAAAQSSDDETAYLAENNAAMDRMMADMETSPTGDIDRDFVAMMTPHHQGAIAMALAVLKYGKNEQLKRIAQEIIVEQQQEIAAMKLAIGDPLPPSDAAPTQVVPEIPPAQSTPDQTMQGMDPNMKM; encoded by the coding sequence ATGACAACTTGGTCGAACAGAAAATCAGCCGTCGTCGCCGCGATTGTCATGGCGGCGGCCGGATCATGCGCTGCATTCGCTCACGATCACAGCCAACCCTCCCCTGCTGCAGCACAGTCGTCTGACGACGAGACCGCCTATCTTGCCGAAAACAATGCTGCCATGGACAGGATGATGGCGGATATGGAAACCAGTCCAACCGGCGATATCGACCGTGACTTCGTAGCCATGATGACACCCCATCACCAAGGTGCGATCGCCATGGCGCTCGCCGTCCTCAAATACGGCAAGAACGAACAACTCAAGCGTATCGCGCAAGAGATTATCGTGGAGCAGCAACAAGAGATTGCGGCCATGAAGCTTGCGATTGGCGACCCTCTCCCCCCATCCGACGCCGCCCCGACACAGGTCGTACCGGAAATTCCCCCCGCTCAATCCACGCCCGACCAGACCATGCAGGGCATGGACCCAAACATGAAAATGTAA
- a CDS encoding YncE family protein, whose amino-acid sequence MTIRTSFAASLLAGSMLLPVSAFAGQAPFATSDPEIPVSSKDRVYAAEQFSNTVSVTDPSTNKLLGVIKLGDPQPGNLSPLYKGQVLVHGMGFSPDKKTIAVVSIGSNSVTFIDTATNAVKHTTYVGRSPHEAFFTPDGKEVWVTVRGEDYISVIDTSTYQEKAQIKVPAGPGMQIFSPDGKYGYICSSFNPDTVVVTVADHQIVGHVKQESPFCPNIAASPDGKQVWFTLKDVGKTQVFNAQAPFDLIKTIDTGPITNHVNLVTNKNGSFAYVTVGGLNEVKVFRTDNFEQVATIPVGNLPHGIWPSGDGSRVYVGLENADAMAAIDTLTNKVIAMIPIGQAAQAVNYVPNAVPEGDGLQNLQPLGTAGVAAHLKLEIKGDKEKRTPTSVSLFDQGLTQVLQASVTGLEPKKMYVLALSDKADGSGPLQGLSNFMTNPAGSAIVNAVGPIRQIVESKHKDERRYLVVASVEDGNPGKVLQVQTAQ is encoded by the coding sequence ATGACAATTCGGACATCTTTTGCCGCCAGCTTGCTGGCGGGCAGCATGCTATTGCCTGTTTCTGCATTCGCAGGCCAAGCACCTTTTGCAACCTCCGATCCGGAAATTCCGGTCAGCAGCAAGGACCGCGTTTATGCGGCGGAGCAATTCTCCAACACGGTGTCGGTCACCGATCCGTCGACGAACAAGCTGCTCGGCGTCATCAAGCTTGGCGATCCCCAGCCCGGCAATCTCTCGCCGCTCTACAAGGGTCAGGTTCTAGTTCACGGCATGGGGTTTTCACCGGACAAGAAGACCATCGCGGTCGTTTCGATCGGCTCCAACTCTGTAACCTTCATCGATACCGCCACCAATGCAGTCAAGCACACCACTTATGTCGGCCGCTCGCCGCACGAGGCCTTTTTCACACCTGACGGAAAGGAAGTCTGGGTCACGGTGCGCGGCGAGGACTATATCTCCGTCATCGACACGAGCACCTATCAGGAAAAGGCGCAGATCAAGGTACCCGCGGGTCCCGGCATGCAGATCTTTTCGCCCGACGGCAAATACGGCTATATCTGCTCATCCTTTAATCCCGATACCGTCGTCGTTACCGTTGCCGATCATCAGATCGTTGGGCACGTCAAACAGGAGAGTCCGTTCTGCCCAAACATCGCCGCGTCACCTGATGGGAAGCAGGTCTGGTTCACGCTGAAGGACGTCGGCAAGACCCAGGTCTTCAACGCACAAGCGCCTTTTGATCTGATCAAGACCATCGACACCGGCCCGATCACAAACCACGTCAATCTTGTCACCAACAAGAATGGCAGTTTTGCTTATGTCACTGTGGGCGGCCTGAACGAAGTGAAGGTTTTCCGCACCGACAATTTCGAGCAGGTCGCGACAATCCCGGTTGGCAATCTGCCGCACGGTATCTGGCCGTCGGGCGACGGAAGCCGCGTTTATGTTGGCCTCGAAAATGCCGACGCGATGGCCGCGATCGACACGTTGACCAACAAGGTGATTGCCATGATACCGATTGGCCAGGCAGCGCAGGCTGTCAACTATGTGCCGAATGCAGTACCCGAAGGTGATGGCCTGCAGAACTTGCAGCCACTCGGCACAGCGGGTGTCGCCGCTCACCTGAAACTCGAAATAAAGGGTGACAAGGAAAAGAGGACTCCGACGAGTGTGTCGCTGTTCGATCAGGGTCTGACCCAGGTTCTCCAAGCCTCGGTCACGGGGCTGGAGCCGAAAAAGATGTATGTGCTGGCGCTCTCCGATAAGGCGGACGGCAGTGGGCCACTCCAAGGTCTTTCGAACTTCATGACCAATCCGGCTGGATCAGCAATCGTTAACGCAGTCGGTCCTATCCGCCAGATTGTCGAATCCAAGCACAAGGACGAACGCCGCTATCTCGTGGTAGCGTCCGTCGAAGATGGAAATCCCGGCAAGGTCCTGCAAGTGCAAACTGCGCAGTAA
- a CDS encoding RNA polymerase sigma factor, translating into MDDLFFLVEPMIPALRRYARGLIRDRETADDIVQDCLEKVVLHWSRRRDENPRPWVFAILHNLAINRLRQDARRGSVLPIEDVPEALNAQAPTQEETIYGQEVMAAIDHLPPDYRSILLLVSVEDLSYADAAKVLEIPLGTVMSRLSRAREQLKTILETNPAGAFTGVSYIRRVK; encoded by the coding sequence ATGGACGATTTGTTTTTCCTGGTAGAGCCTATGATCCCTGCCCTAAGACGTTACGCACGTGGTCTGATTAGGGATCGTGAGACCGCTGATGACATTGTTCAGGATTGCCTGGAAAAAGTTGTGTTGCACTGGAGCCGGCGCCGTGATGAGAATCCGCGACCATGGGTGTTTGCCATCCTTCACAACCTGGCGATCAACAGGCTGAGGCAAGACGCAAGACGTGGATCCGTCCTTCCGATCGAGGACGTACCTGAGGCCTTGAACGCACAAGCGCCGACACAGGAGGAGACGATATACGGCCAGGAGGTCATGGCAGCCATCGACCACCTACCGCCTGATTATCGAAGCATTCTGCTGCTGGTCTCAGTGGAAGATCTTTCCTATGCAGATGCGGCAAAAGTCCTGGAAATTCCCTTGGGAACTGTGATGTCAAGACTGTCTCGTGCGCGAGAACAGTTAAAGACGATCCTCGAAACGAACCCGGCGGGGGCTTTCACCGGCGTCTCTTACATCCGGAGGGTGAAATGA
- a CDS encoding anti-sigma factor family protein: MNMKPITEDDLHAYVDSALDAERHREVTDYLEGNADAAARVNSYRAQAAALRSALEPVARQPVPSRLNLRTIAAAHVPARRQAPFRLAAAAVLLLAIGASGGWIMKGYTVPPTEGVAALAQEASASYGTFAPDRLHPVEVRADAGDTLRQFAVATLGRSVAIPDLSKAGYRVMGGRIIPTAHGPGLMLMYDDDKGSRLVMLTRPMNVDQNKPMVASSTGDVRGWSWAKNGMGYSLVGSMPHEDLHPIADAVRSQI; this comes from the coding sequence ATGAATATGAAGCCAATCACCGAAGACGATCTCCACGCCTATGTAGACAGCGCACTGGACGCAGAGCGTCACCGCGAAGTGACAGACTATCTGGAGGGAAACGCCGATGCTGCCGCGCGGGTCAACTCCTATCGGGCACAGGCCGCAGCACTACGCTCAGCCCTTGAGCCGGTTGCGCGACAGCCAGTGCCGTCCAGGCTCAATCTCAGAACGATCGCGGCGGCCCACGTCCCTGCCCGCCGACAAGCGCCCTTCCGACTTGCTGCGGCAGCCGTCCTGCTGTTGGCGATCGGAGCAAGCGGCGGCTGGATTATGAAGGGATACACCGTGCCGCCCACAGAAGGCGTAGCCGCGCTCGCGCAGGAAGCGTCTGCCAGTTACGGCACCTTTGCTCCAGACCGTTTGCATCCCGTAGAGGTTAGGGCTGACGCAGGCGATACGCTTCGCCAATTTGCCGTCGCGACGCTTGGGCGTTCCGTGGCCATTCCGGATCTCAGCAAAGCCGGCTACCGCGTTATGGGCGGTCGCATCATTCCCACGGCACACGGCCCCGGCCTAATGCTGATGTATGATGACGACAAGGGCAGTCGCCTTGTCATGCTCACCCGGCCGATGAATGTGGACCAGAACAAGCCGATGGTTGCGAGTAGTACCGGCGATGTCAGAGGCTGGAGCTGGGCGAAGAATGGCATGGGCTATAGCCTTGTGGGGTCAATGCCCCACGAAGATCTCCACCCCATCGCAGACGCCGTGCGCTCGCAAATCTAA
- a CDS encoding patatin-like phospholipase family protein, giving the protein MDSVVDRPRLGLALSGGGVRAAVFHLGVLSHLARQGRLEGVTQISTVSGGSLIVGAIFSHADFRWPTSKQFLDEIYPELRKRLTTGDLFSLTALGWRGILRENIRILFRRAEILQMLLSARWGVRGSVKDLPDTPEWHINTTCFETGKNWRFSKKMMGDWQFGSHFSPDVPIAKAIAASAAVPYVIGVLRLELPEHGWWKTDRATKKPQEKISRPMPRVRLWDGGAYENMGMEALYKPADGLRGCDFLICSDASGPLTAPKPFSLVGMLRGRLNSPRLFDIASDQIRALRSRMLMGSISRGEVNGVLLRMGVSMRQFGMDPTALAERLSDEQGAVSLSYPTNLTRISDNDFDLLSRHGAEVCEVTLATHAQK; this is encoded by the coding sequence ATGGATAGCGTCGTAGACAGGCCGCGCTTGGGCCTCGCTCTTTCGGGCGGCGGTGTCCGCGCGGCAGTGTTTCACCTTGGCGTTCTCAGCCATCTTGCAAGGCAGGGCCGACTTGAGGGGGTCACACAGATATCCACCGTATCCGGAGGGAGCCTCATCGTCGGCGCGATCTTCTCCCACGCGGATTTCAGATGGCCGACCTCCAAGCAGTTCTTGGATGAAATCTATCCCGAGCTTCGCAAGAGGCTCACAACTGGCGACCTTTTCAGTCTGACCGCCTTGGGCTGGCGTGGAATTCTCCGAGAGAACATTCGAATCCTCTTTCGAAGAGCAGAAATTCTTCAGATGCTTCTTTCCGCGCGCTGGGGTGTCAGAGGATCGGTGAAGGATCTGCCTGACACACCGGAATGGCATATCAACACTACCTGCTTCGAAACTGGCAAGAACTGGCGGTTCTCGAAGAAGATGATGGGGGACTGGCAGTTCGGTAGTCACTTTAGCCCGGACGTCCCGATCGCGAAGGCCATCGCGGCGTCGGCAGCGGTTCCATACGTGATTGGCGTCCTACGACTCGAGCTGCCGGAACATGGATGGTGGAAGACGGATCGGGCAACCAAGAAGCCACAAGAGAAGATTTCACGGCCCATGCCACGCGTTCGACTTTGGGATGGTGGGGCATACGAGAACATGGGTATGGAGGCCCTCTACAAGCCTGCCGACGGCCTTCGGGGATGCGACTTTCTCATCTGCAGCGATGCCTCTGGCCCCCTTACGGCGCCGAAGCCGTTCTCGCTCGTCGGCATGCTTCGAGGTAGACTTAACTCGCCGAGGCTTTTCGACATTGCGAGCGATCAGATACGGGCACTGCGCTCCCGCATGCTGATGGGATCGATCTCGCGCGGCGAAGTCAATGGGGTCCTGCTCCGGATGGGCGTGTCCATGCGACAGTTCGGTATGGATCCTACTGCGCTCGCGGAACGACTTTCTGACGAACAGGGTGCCGTTTCGCTGAGTTACCCGACCAACTTGACACGGATATCGGACAACGACTTCGACCTGCTTTCACGCCATGGCGCGGAGGTATGTGAAGTGACACTTGCAACCCACGCACAGAAGTGA
- a CDS encoding Mov34/MPN/PAD-1 family protein codes for MRYVGEWHSHPAGRSSLPSGTDLEQIKQLNDAMELDGLPAISLIVAENDISLLMAGTRRLADG; via the coding sequence ATCCGGTATGTCGGCGAATGGCATTCGCATCCCGCGGGTCGGTCCTCTCTTCCAAGCGGCACCGACCTCGAACAGATCAAGCAACTGAACGATGCTATGGAACTCGACGGCCTGCCGGCAATCTCGTTGATCGTCGCGGAGAACGACATTTCGCTACTAATGGCCGGAACGAGGAGGTTGGCAGATGGATAG